From a region of the Solanum stenotomum isolate F172 chromosome 2, ASM1918654v1, whole genome shotgun sequence genome:
- the LOC125855636 gene encoding S-adenosyl-L-methionine:benzoic acid/salicylic acid carboxyl methyltransferase 2-like yields MEFTKVLHMNGGMGDASYAKNSLFQQKVILMTKSITDEAIPSLYNNLSPRETICIADLGCSSEPNTFLPVSQLIQTIDKERKNKGHKSLEFHVFLNDLPSNDFNTIFRLLPTFHQSLRKKNMDYLILQIAL; encoded by the exons ATGGAATTCACTAAAGTTCTTCACATGAATGGAGGAATGGGAGACGCTAGCTATGCCAAAAATTCTCTGTTTCAG CAAAAGGTGATCCTCATGACAAAATCAATAACAGATGAAGCCATACCTTCTCTCTACAACAACCTTTCCCCAAGAGAAACTATTTGCATTGCGGATTTAGGTTGTTCTTCTGAACCAAACACTTTCTTGCCAGTGTCTCAACTCATTCAAACTAttgataaagaaagaaaaaacaagggTCATAAGTCGCTGGAATTTCATGTTTTCTTGAATGATCTTCCCAGCAATGATTTTAATACCATTTTTCGATTGCTACCGACATTTCATCAAAGTctgaggaaaaaaaatatggatTATTTGATCCTGCAAATTGCTTTGTGA